ACAGTCAAATTAATGAAATCAAAACGTAAAGTGTAACTAACTATAATATGTTTAACCTCTGTACCGTATCTGTCTCCAGGTGAAGCTGGCGTCGCTGGAGTCGTCCCTGGCTGAGTGgaaggcggcggcgcgcgcgcacggcgcGGACTCGGCGCGCGCGCTCGCGGCCGCGCTTGACCACGCGCTAACTAACCAGCTGACCGCCGTCGCCGGCCACTCGCAGGCGCAGTCGCAGCTCGCCGCTGTCACTGAGGTAACTTCTATAAGAGGCAGGCCCCCAATCGTCacactttttttatgtatgggcaaggactttaattcatgagccaccatggcaGTTTGAACAGGCACAACTGGAACACTGCTGAACAGGGAACAGGCAGTTTACCCGCTAATCAGTTCTACAAGACATTCAAATTATGGCTAACAGAACAATGtttttattcagtaaaataATTCATATCAAAGAGTGCATGTAGATACAATAGATATTGAATAATTGAATACAAAGTTTTGTAAACCTGACAACTGTAAtgcttataatttaaattattactatgAACACTTTAACTGCCCTCGCTGTCGCCACTGTCATGGGTCGATACGTCCGTGCATTACAGGTAATGCACAAAATATGTACGGAGTCATCCATTTCTGCCGTCACATAGAACTTGGAGAGCTAGTTTGACGGTGCATTACATGTAATGCACGGACAGTTAAAGTGTTATTATTGTTGAAAATTgtatcttattattataaaattgacaTGTAATACCTAAATATAATTGTGACTGTGGATAATTCATTGTGTACATAAATGTTAAATTCGCACGCCGGATTTCGACAGGATATGCTAGATActaagtattatattatattccacCTGTTGTAACCATATTCAGCGaataaattatcattcattcattcatccctCGGAAATAATTCGGTAACGAGTCTTGCCCATCGGTCCGGATGCAGTCGCacttattaggtacttttaaaatcacaattattttgttcACGTGTCACAAATCGTCACACAAACCCCCCCTGGCCCCTTTCAATTTGAAGCTTGATGTATGGATGGCCCCGGTATATGTaaagtcgaacaaattgaatcatgacccagggtggaaccattgtgctactaatgtcgtgttgacatctcatacttttgtcaaggaaatcatagtgaagttgattattaaaaggttccaccctgggtcatgattaaatttgtttgaCTATACACCAATTGAGTGTAAAGGTCACAAAACACTGACCACGAAACCTGTATCAGAGGCACAGAAATATGCATAAATTTGCTAGTCACCATTTTGTGAATGTAAATTCTATTCAACAAATTCCAGTTTGGAACCTAGGCTGTCTTTccaaatgttataattaaattttcacCTAATCTTACTATTCACTTCCGCTAAAGTGCTAGCTAAGATCGGCCAAACGCGAAGGCGACGTtagattatttttcattaatttttgacACCGAAACTTGTTTTGATAGGAAACCGCGACGTTGAAATACGAGCGTGACAAGGCCACGACCAAACTGAACGACCTCCAAACCGTGCGGAAGAGTCAGGAGAGTCTAATCCACAGACTGCAGAAGAGGCTTCTGCTTGTCACTAGAGAGAGAGACAGTTATAGGTAAGATCTTCACTTTTATGACAATGTCACTGAATTTCCCTTACGTCTTACGTCTTGGATTCTCGTTACGCCGTGCCAGGGCTGGaacaagtttgaccgctattgaTGGTATGATGCCGCTCGGCTTTTTAGTATTTACATATACGACCCTTGGATACTGACTGTGAAAGTTGTTAATGACGTATTTGTGTGTATGCTATGTGCAGACAGCAGTTGGACTGCTACGAAAAGGAGCTGACGGTGACATTGACTGGCGaaggcggagccgcgggcagcGCCGCACTTCTGGCTGCGCGCGTCGAACAACTGGAGCGAGCCCTGCAGGGCTATCGGGACTTGTTGGCCATGCAAGACCAGAACTCGCACGCCACCGGTCAGTACACACTACACCTGGCACTGTGCCGGCAACCACACACAGTGACTTCTATCTACAAAGTGTCTTAAGCCCTGTGTTGGGCTTTAGCAATGTTCGTATTATGCCGTCTATACGTGCTTGTCGAGGCTTCCTGTCCCAACACTCCACCGTATCCCCTATAAGTTCCTCCATACCCACGCAAGTCGTGCCGAAAACCCGTTCACCCACTGATGCTTGTGAATGCTGGCCAACGTTTGGCAAGCGTCAAGGCTGTATGCTGTCTTTATCTCGCTTGGCAAACATTCAAAAGATTTAAAGAGGGCTTAATGATTGTTATGATGTTGCTACACGGAATCACACGCTATCTACGTAATCCTAGTAAAACTTGGCAGGTATAGGCATAAGTTACTTGAAAAATAACTTGAAGAACCACAAGCTTGCAATTACGTCTTTGTCTCGAGCCActttaactcaaaaaattatgaacatcAGTGCTCGAGCCAATGTGACCCGTGTCACAGTCAACTAACAGTATATCATCCCCAGTGGTGGAGGCGCTTCGCGCTGACGTGAGTAAGTGGCGCGACGCGGCAGAGGCGGCGCGGCGCGACACGGCCAAGCTGCGCGCGCAAAGAGACAACCTGCAGGGGCAGATAGAACGACTCAGCGTGCCCACCACCAAGGTAACAACTAACATGGTAACTCCAGTGATATTATACAATACAGGGTGTCCCACGGCTTTATTTGTGTATgttaataatacggtatttgactattttttaattattttataaatcaaagcttgacttgcatgttatcgaacagaaaaacaatttttaaactacctttaaatataacagagttaaaaaggttttgaaattcaagattagacagagaaagacttacttgCTAGTGACGTcacaaaaatcactataaatccttACATATTTTAGTCATTAAATAATTACTATAATTATTGTTCTGTGCTCTTCAGAGCGTTATGCATTGATTTTTATCAATGTAACTTCCTTATCATATATAATGTATCGCGTTGTATAAGTGATGCATAATTATTGTCAAAGCATCGAagttaaaatagtacattgtgtcttaagggcggtaaataaggaattacgaacgagagtctattagaagcccgaagtcgaagactgagggctttaatgagtcgatgttcgtaattctagtaccgcccgtgcgacatacaatgtttttcatcacatttacgagtaaaattttatatttgtaaaagaaaaaatataattgttcccaatattggcgataccttaggctgcgctgttggcagcgtcgccctccccctccctcagcatgtgcctgagccgcgtgtgcatgtggtcctgctgctacgccatgcacagcgccatcagtacgggcactgactcatgcgaccgaccttgggcttcatgacaagacaatttgtacgcgcaatgactcttttaccgaccacgggtttcatgacaagtacattacggtcgagggttttatttggggggttgcaatcaaggtagccttcatgttttgacactgtttacgagcaagtgtgatgaaaaaaatatatactagaTTCACAATACAGTTAATTTTTCAGGTCATACATTTGGCTGACAACCCCGCCGCTTTGGCTCACAAGCAAGTCCAAGGAGATTTAGAGGCAGCCAATGAAGAGGTAGAACCATAATTATAACAACTAGCTCAGGGGTCCTTAAACTTTATTAGTTCGCACTTCAGTTTAACCTTATGTAACTCACTGATAATCGTAGCCTTCTATTGGTgaaagatttataaaaaaaatatttaaataaattatttttttttctcgttatTTTACCTTATGTTAGTAATAGTATAGCAAACATTTGTATGTTTCTAGATAAAGAAACTGAAAGCTGCGTTACGCGAAGGCGGCTCGGGCGGATGCCCCGATGAACTGTTGCAGATAAAGCAGCAGCTTGAAAATAGTCAAATTAAACTGCAGAGgtaataaattgtattattaattataagtttTATGTTAAGAGCAAAAGATGAAGTCGTTTAACACGTTTTCAGTTTAAAAAAGCACTTGCCCGATCGCTTTGACAGTCCTTGTATGAAGCACATATCAGATAATAATTATGTCTAAGGTAGTTACAATGTACCACATATGGTACAGTCGTTATTAAATATGTGTAagcttgttatttttttaaagatgcgTTTCATAGCGATTGAACACACCTGTAGGGTAGTTACTTTGTGGTGTGCCATATGTGGTACGCTAGACTGGTGCACGTGTTTTGACGAGTTTGTAGCGTTGAGTTGATTTCGATATGATCGATTAACGACCATAGAAGGTCATGATTTCCTTGACTAAATATTCGTGCGTCGCAGATGTACATTTGTTCATGTCCAAACTACAGTACAGaatcttttaaaaattaatgtaaattgtAAAGTCTTAACGATATTATTTTGTCCCTCGCCGGCTGGCAGTGATGAAGAGTCGACCCCGGCGGCGGTCGACAACTGATTACCTACGGtacttttatacatataattatagatgttatatgtatgtatatctactatTGCTGTAGATGTATATCTACTTCATTtctgtgtttgttactttacaAGTTTCTTTGGTCACTTGAATCTAAATCTGTGGTCTATTCATACTGTTTATTTTGCTTATATTTGAAACATCCAAGTTGATAAAGGTATTTCGGGATCTTCATGTAAACGTGTAAGATAGACTTTTGCTCGAGTTTTATGTATCAATCTTTTGTTATCTCCGCCTTCATCTAACCACTTTTATATATTCGCCAGTAGTAAGCACTTGAAAGTATGTCTTACAATTTTAAGATCGTTTTTGTTGTTGCGTACCGTTGCTTCTCTGTATCTTCTATCGCCACGTGTAGactgcgtttccactagagatgcgcGAGgacgtgttgcgaggaatgtttttcgtaaaccaatagaaacgtttcatttacatatcctcgctccgctcagttgtttccactagagctgtgcagtgcgaagataggtaaatgaatgaattttattcttatttgaaagaaacaggtatcctaaccctgccgtcgctttatgttttttgaattaatcatgtatgttaggaagaacatatgtgattttcccactaacgtcgataaaccaaaggctactagaaacacagggaagcttaaagttccatcttaaagactggctaaaactaaaaagtcgtttctgggaaattgcatacgcttttataataaaattccaaaaaatattgcaaatgaaacggatacaaaattcagatctattgtcaagaagacattaatatcaaatcgAAGACATTAATAAATCAAAGCTGGCGttttataaagttaaaaattgattcaaaaaaatcattaatatcaaagcgtattataaagttaatgattatatcatggacagggatatttggaaataattccgatccgcattagcgatcccttcaaatagcgaacctactgtgttaaaaataaagttgtgttaaatacttgtgatgtatatatcatttaataataatgtaaatctgtttttaaaaaaatggctcattgagtttctttgccggattcttctcaacagaggtttttccgaacctgtggtagtttttttttgacattcataagtgcttagcctaaattgaataaagatattttgactttgactttgaagcgtttctattggttcatgaaaaatacatttctcgcaacacatcctcgctctctgatggaaacgcagCCGTAAGAACAAATTAAAAGGGTTTCTTCAATACTTACACGAACGTCGCTCGCGTGTCGCGTCGCGTGTGACATATCTGTCAAATTAAAAGGGTTTCTTTCTAGCCTTCAATACTTACACGAACGTCGCTCGCGTGTGACATATCTGTCAAATTCGCATCAACGTGGACAAAAAACctaatattgtttttcactaGTGATGCTCTTGAAGGAAAAGATTGTCATAACAGATTCAACTTTGACTTAACTGATTTTAAACGTTCCAGGATGAAGGAGGAGTTCACGTCGTCTGCGCAGGAGTACAGGGACGTGTGTTATATGCTGCTGGGCTATAAGGTTGACAGAACCGGACACAAGAATTATAGGTCAGTTTTATAATACTGAAGTTTTATagaacactagcttttgccagcgaCTTCGTCCGTGTGGAattaactttgggaagtatttgatttatttaggatacctattctgccaataatagctcATAGAAACATCTATGGTTTACTGAAAACGACCTATTTTCATAcgttgctataaatataaactattttttcttgttcttccatccatccatccattcatgttctttggtaaaccataaatattttgcgggtagccacattttagcaatgaactcttgacaccttacgtcctttattgtaagttaggagggtaggattataattaagacggcatttttactaagcatagctacacatatttccgataaatatacttatagtaaatttgttttgaattccttaataactttcatccccataatTTCGAGTAAATATGTCGAAATATGAAAAGCcccggaaaaaatgttttttagggttccgtacctcaaaaggaaaaaatggaacccttataaggatcactttgctgtccgtccgtccgtctctcTGTCAAGACCacttatctcgtaaacgcgcggagtatccgTATCgcgttgaaattaaaaccctaaactcaggtcaatagtcccgaaagctgtgaaaaaatctaactatttatttcttataagtgcccaaatgccaagttttataaagaaccaagtttcatcccctatttcatcccctcacaggtcgaatttacAAAAACGCGCAAACTAACATTTGTTTATCTCTTattacgtgccgaaatggcaagttaaatgaagattcatcgatttatcttcgataatgacgaccttccatataaactttcatcccctatttcatcccctcacaggtctaattttcaaaaaaactcaTACATGTTccacttatttcttattaagtgcctaaatgccaagtttcatggttttatcttcgacagcgacgaacttccaccatataaactttcatccactatttcaaccccttaaagcctctttttcgcgataaaagatagcctatgttctttcccaaggtctattctatctgtatcaaatttcatcaaaatcggttcagtggtttaggcgtgaaagcgtaacagacagacagacagacagagttactttcgcgtttatatattagtatggaagtacgGATTGCTGGttcggaataaaaaaaaactagtgttTTATTccatggattttttttaaatccattttTAGTGCATTCTATAACTTGCTGAAATAATCTGGATTAATGCAAATGATTgtgtaggtataatatatatCTTACAAATTCAAGTCTCTAACTTCAATGACCTAGGTTATGATGCATTGTCTGTCGGCAACAGAAGCGCTTTCCGCTGCTTTTGGATTGTAAAATCTGTAATGTAATCGATTAACACGAATCGACTCATTTCACGCCCACCAATAATAATACGATGCGTTCCTTTTTCAGAATATCAAACATGTATGCAGAGTCCGCTGAAGAATACCTAACGTTCACGCTCTGCGACGACGGCATCGAAATGGTGCACACAGACTACTCCGCGACCCTCGAAGAGTTGGTGGAACTGCATTTGCACCACCACAGGTCCATACCGCTGTTCCTGAGTGCACTCACCATGGAACTGTTCACCAGGACCACTATGCAGCAGGACTCGGATGAAGGTTAAACTAGTGGAAATCTGTTAGTTGTGTTTAGTTTTCTGCGCACATATTCTTTGTATCTGACCATAATAGCGAGTTATTTATACGCTAAAAATGCTAGAAGACAGGCTAGCATGCGTGAAATTTTCTTGATAACTGTAGTCACATCCTTCTCCATctgaaatacttagaaaaataaacGGTAACAGACTTAGTGTAAGTTAGGTGTAGAATTAATGTGATTttgagtatattttaaataggtTGAAGGCAAAATGCGTAAAATGCAAGTGATTTTTTTGTACATTCGGTTATGGTGTGAATGTTGATCTGTCTGTATCTATAAAATAAAGTACTACTGTTAAGGTAGTGTTTTGCGTATATAGTGACGTGGTAAACTACACTAAAAATCAGTTTTGCCTACAATTAAATCCTAACATGTTTTTAAATGAGTAAGCCATAGATGAATGATCCGATAGAGTGGAAATATCATAGGTATGCCTCGttcatatttgtataaaaaattgcGAAACCACAGCAGCGATTGCTGCATTCTGATTGGCTGGCCCAAGGTCAAACAggacaattaaaattagacatgCTAATGTTATAATCGATATCTATAGTAAATGTTAAGTCGTTGCGTGGCGCATAGTTAGTAAAACtagcttgtttttttatgacaCACCAAGGTAAATTCAAGATCGTAATACCAAAAGCTTTGTTCCATTGTGATATATGGTATAACTGAAGAATCACTTGTGTTGCCGTATTGATTAACTCGTGTTACCACTCTATTGGATATTTTGTCTATGAGGTGGGCATAGCAACTTCATTATGGTTATATAGCTGACCAAGAAATTCCTTTACTTTTGAAACATCAAAGGCTATTTTTACTTACAAGTCAATGTACCAAATTGGCCATTTTTGTACTCTGATGTAGTATCTGGTAAAGCACtacttgataaataaataaaaacaatcataaatatAGAACAGCTAAAGTTTAAGAAATATCAGCAGCCTATACTCttagattttgtttttgattgtaCACTAACAATAGACGCCACTGCATTCGAACAAGATTCATGACGATTATAACTAAGCCTTGGTATGTTAAGATCAGTTTACACCAACGCGACGTGATGCTGCACATATCATGGGTAAAATTTGTAAACGAGTTTTTTCTAATTTACAAACGCTCTCAGTAAAATCTGCGTCGCATCGCGGTGTGAAGTGGCCCTTTATTAGGTTCATTACGCACTGGGTGTCTACTTGTAGGTttgaaattcgaagttcattatcatatcgtatcgtccctttcTCTCCTATTAAATACTATAAGCGTAAGCGGGACACGGCACGATATGAACTTTGAATTTGGAACTCGAAGTACAAGACCTGACTACTCGGATAGTCAACAGTGGGTATTGGTCGCGATGACCGGCCAGCATTTTCTTTGTGTCGTCGGCGACAGTTTGACTACCCACGGACTGGAAAAACCAAGAGGAAATGTCATATCATAAGTCCCGCTTTGTACCGAAACTAGTGTGTCGGGAAATGCTAACATACTCACTTGGAAACCTTAGCGATTATTGATCGTAGCTTAGATTTGAAAAATATGATAATAACTTCTGAAATGTTAGCATGATTTGAACTCTCTGACAACGGTATATCGTATTATACAGTACAGGTATTATATAATACAGGTACAGTTATGCATACAATGTGCTGCCACCTAGCGTCGAATAGTGAAAAATGTAATCATCTCCCCAATAATGTCTCTAAATAGCATGGTAAAATGAACACTACGCGAAAGCATTTAGATTCAACACGACTAGAAAACTACCGGATGATACCcgaattatcaacttcaaatttCACAAAGCAGTTGACGTAACTATATTCAGTTAAACTTATTTATGATCAGCGTAGCTCGTTGGCGTGTCCTTTCCTCTTGTTTTCTCTATTCCCTGGAGTCACCGGCGATCTTTAGACATTGTGTAATAGCTCTTATGCGATTATCGCACTGGCACTGCATCCCGCTGCGGTGTACGTAGCGACGAAATTCGCCGCCCAATTGTACAGTCATTGCATTAtatttgccacagcggagcatgcaaaaatatctgatacttcCTACCGGCCCTGGaaagagtcttatcagatatttatgctcgctttgctgtgtcagattttggtgctggtgattgtactgTCGCACGCACCGCTCCCTTGCACGCAGGATCCTGTGTGTTAATGTGtggttttttgtataaaaaaaacgattccTCATATCGCCGCATATAGCGGTATCCGTTGCCATGTGATAATCGCCCTAGTGTTGATTATTCATAATTATGATTGCGACATTCCTAATTGGCAATCTGGTGTATAATAAGATAAGTGAAAGTATGAATTAAGCCAACAGTGTCACTGTACAGTATTGTAATAAATTTTGATATACGCATTACGCATACGGTTTTATTATTGAAACTAGCtcttgctcgcggcttcgccccttGTTGTAatgtttctaaattttcttccataaaaaccttctcctgacaataacgaccgcaacaaaaaaataaattagcgAAACCGGTCCAGcggttcccgagttttgcgcttagcaatacattttacgattcatttttatttataaaagaagaCTAGCCTTTGCCCCGGGTTCATCACATAAACCTTATCTTTCGGTGATTTAGACTCTAAACTTTA
This portion of the Choristoneura fumiferana chromosome 14, NRCan_CFum_1, whole genome shotgun sequence genome encodes:
- the Mad1 gene encoding mitotic arrest-deficient 1 isoform X1, yielding MAKEGDMSLYQDVLEPFRRVINTDPPKEKLSASAKMNFTDSNQSIKEGLSNLLSIGKRKSSLSMVDATPDKRQRTESCSASVPPSPWEAKRMKIDLIAAKAQITKLEARVNHQHTIRKEMQILFEEEKASLTEQHKRDERALSDMEDRLNIIRRREQEIKDELSESIKEHREYKTKWEGEKSELQKQIAELKDKLLEANVSNKDQISEMKKDMDELLQALEGAQSEVEMLKKELAKQTSRAEQCTALRTKLEKQTFELQQVTSKLKEIQYEKDSYKDWQQQAKTAQKRLTNMAELEKEVARLRATERSLRDSICNKLLLEEQVHQLTARLEALQPAQQELHEAKVKLASLESSLAEWKAAARAHGADSARALAAALDHALTNQLTAVAGHSQAQSQLAAVTEETATLKYERDKATTKLNDLQTVRKSQESLIHRLQKRLLLVTRERDSYRQQLDCYEKELTVTLTGEGGAAGSAALLAARVEQLERALQGYRDLLAMQDQNSHATVVEALRADVSKWRDAAEAARRDTAKLRAQRDNLQGQIERLSVPTTKVIHLADNPAALAHKQVQGDLEAANEEIKKLKAALREGGSGGCPDELLQIKQQLENSQIKLQRMKEEFTSSAQEYRDVCYMLLGYKVDRTGHKNYRISNMYAESAEEYLTFTLCDDGIEMVHTDYSATLEELVELHLHHHRSIPLFLSALTMELFTRTTMQQDSDEG